The proteins below are encoded in one region of Helicoverpa zea isolate HzStark_Cry1AcR chromosome 21, ilHelZeax1.1, whole genome shotgun sequence:
- the LOC124640972 gene encoding uncharacterized protein LOC124640972, whose amino-acid sequence MAKKKVKSKAKQPSKSSVAQNISSEVIAAAYSPAAQPVFMKVCRLCESKDGPFLNIFDADKVTAKKIDELMPFGITENDDLPHKICFRCSAKLEELYEFIQKCIKTQESLRSSIGKTGPFLTKTKTRKAWEEKLNKTNMSNDDICDALIKKAMEGIKEIPLTSPEKEDSPPPPKRVTRTAQRSETVAFKKESTSEEDEESDKNTKRIVVPPEKVNTKVPPSKPTASKPPKSSNRNSGTPIQPSINKNTPQSEAKPSVVKVKNNSLINNLSFDYEEEKPSSDDEKSVTNEEKSSKKEQKAKEVEAEKPFNIMDHISIIKVNQVGVLFQCKFCNRNFLKKEVVESHNCAKNGIPKQMPKTDPIPEPPRVSTVKYIKLDGDLKKPNSWKSYSYENGHSSSDHNSGTTNSNKNIDSNDRIEKEHRPEENVQPVPKVKPKPRIGPASKIRRFETDSNSGSAQNDSDSQQSHSSNVQSPSVHIPSAPNLNGRFKLVPGPNNIFTLVEDTVAPATGNQKSGKKRKSDSESELKSKERKKDYHEKSKSPDDDKPKPYPVGLFQTVARQCEPINVAPPTSFTTPAMKKQSYTIVQTGNPSKLLISTKALAPPAEVPKKRQRKTKPEVREDVEEQEPFRVTLEDVAHPKDTGFFTFINVDPLLQPSYVLPTDNIIQESQISTSTALNAPESSKESKDKDKDKYSCNMCGENFTREKKLLAHIQLHYTKMDEEDLLRAEKGSSKKRSRK is encoded by the coding sequence ATTACAGAAAATGATGATCTTCCACACAAAATTTGTTTCCGGTGTTCAGCAAAATTGGAAGAACTTTACGAATTTATTCAGAAATGTATCAAGACACAAGAGAGTTTGCGCTCATCAATAGGTAAGACTGGCCCATTTCTCACTAAAACCAAAACTAGAAAAGCTTGGGAAGAAAAGTTGAATAAAACTAATATGAGCAATGATGACATCTGTGATGCTTTGATAAAGAAAGCAATGGAAGGTATAAAAGAAATTCCTCTTACGTCACCTGAAAAAGAAGATTCACCTCCACCACCTAAAAGGGTTACTAGAACTGCTCAAAGATCTGAGACAGTTGCATTTAAAAAAGAATCTACGTCTGAAGAAGACGAGGAAAGTGACAAAAATACTAAAAGAATTGTTGTGCCCCCAGAAAAAGTTAATACAAAAGTACCCCCTTCTAAACCAACCGCTTCTAAGCCACCTAAATCTAGTAATAGGAATTCTGGTACTCCAATACAACCCagcattaataaaaatacaccaCAAAGTGAAGCAAAACCTAGTGTAGTGAAAGTTAAAAACAATTCactcataaataatttaagctTTGATTACGAAGAAGAAAAACCATCTAGTGATGACGAAAAATCGGTCACAAACGAAGAAAAGTCAtccaaaaaagaacaaaaagccAAGGAGGTGGAGGCCGAAAAACCTTTTAATATAATGGACCACATAAGCATTATTAAAGTAAATCAAGTTGGTGTGCTATTTCAGTGCAAATTCTGCAATAGGAACTTCCTGAAAAAAGAAGTAGTCGAATCTCACAATTGTGCAAAAAATGGAATTCCGAAACAGATGCCTAAGACTGACCCTATTCCAGAACCTCCTCGTGTTTCTAcagttaaatatataaaacttgaTGGTGATTTGAAAAAGCCAAACTCATGGAAGTCCTATTCGTATGAAAATGGTCATTCTTCAAGTGATCATAACTCAGGTACTAcaaatagcaataaaaatatcgatagtAATGACAGGATAGAAAAAGAGCATAGACCAGAAGAAAATGTTCAACCTGTTCCAAAAGTAAAACCTAAGCCAAGAATAGGACCAGCAAGCAAAATCAGACGCTTCGAAACTGATTCGAATTCAGGGTCTGCTCAAAATGATTCCGATTCTCAACAATCACATTCATCTAACGTTCAGTCACCATCGGTACACATTCCTTCTGCGCCTAATCTGAATGGTCGCTTTAAATTAGTTCCTGGGCCGAATAACATATTTACCTTGGTTGAAGACACAGTAGCGCCTGCTACAGGAAACCAAAAATCTGGCAAGAAACGAAAATCTGATAGCGAAAGTGAATTAAAATCAAAAGAGCGTAAAAAAGATTACCATGAAAAATCTAAAAGTCCAGATGATGATAAACCAAAGCCATACCCGGTCGGATTATTTCAAACTGTAGCCCGCCAGTGTGAACCTATAAATGTTGCCCCTCCGACCTCATTTACAACGCCCGCCATGAAAAAACAGTCTTATACTATAGTTCAGACTGGGAATCCCAGTAAATTACTAATATCAACGAAAGCGCTAGCTCCCCCCGCAGAAGTGCCTAAAAAACGCCAAAGGAAAACGAAACCTGAAGTAAGAGAAGATGTGGAAGAGCAAGAACCGTTTCGAGTCACGTTAGAAGACGTGGCACATCCGAAGGACACAGGTTTCTTTACCTTTATTAATGTAGACCCTCTTTTGCAACCATCATATGTTTTACCCACAGATAATATTATCCAAGAATCACAAATTTCTACTTCTACAGCTCTTAATGCTCCAGAAAGCAGTAAAGAaagtaaagataaagataaagacaaGTATTCATGTAATATGTGTGGAGAGAATTTCACAAGGGAGAAAAAGTTGCTCGCCCATATACAGCTTCATTACACGAAGATGGATGAAGAGGATCTTTTAAGAGCGGAGAAGGGTTCTTCCAAGAAGAGATCAAGAAAATAA